In Kutzneria kofuensis, the DNA window CTGAAACGCTCGCCCGCGATGCTCCCCACCCCTGGGACGCTGAGTATGCAACACCTGAACGACAACGTGTCCGCGGTGGACATCGCGTTGACGGCAACCGAAGTCGATGATCTCGATCGGTCGATCCCACGGATCGACCGCCTGGCCCGGTCGGCGCAGTACTGGCGGTAGATCACCTCGACGTCTGACGACCTTCGCCGAGGGCGGCGTGGATGTGCTCTACGCCCCTTGCCCGTCCGGCCTCGACGCACTCGTCGCGATCGGCACCGCCGTCGCGCCGACACCGGTCAGCGTCCTCATCTCGCCCCGCGGCCCGCACTAGCCCAAACCCTGCGAACCACCGCTCCTCACTCACCCATCGTAAGAAGAAGGCAGATCGACGTGGATCTCGACAAGCTCATGAACAAGCACCTCACCAGGTACTTTGATCCCGACAGGACCATTCCGGAGGAAACCCTTCAGCAGCTGCTGAGGTTCCTGCGCTCCACCCCGTCGTCGGTGAACGTGCAGCCCAACCACTTCTACGTCCTCGCCACGCCCGAAGGCAAAGAGCGGCTGGCCAACAACCTGGGCGAACGATTCCAGGACAACGGCGAGAAGATCCTGAACGCGTCGCACACCATCATCCTCACCACCCGGGCAGACGTGCCTGACAGCCACATCGAGGCGGTGTTCGCGAAGGAGAAGGCCGACGGCCGGTTCCCTGACCCGTCGAAGCAAGAGCTGTGGGAGTCGATGACCCGAGACTTCCTCAACCTGCGGAACTACGGCTACAAGGACCTGAACCACTGGATGGAGAAGCAGACCTACATGGCGGTGGGCCTGACCATGATGGCGGCCGCTGAACTCGGCGTCGAGGCCACCCCGCTGGAGGGTTTCGACCCGACCAGCGTCGACAAGGCGTTCAAGATCCGCGAGGCCGGCCACAGCACCACGGTGCTGCTGGCCCTCGGCTACCCCGACCCGGAGAGGGTCTACACCAA includes these proteins:
- a CDS encoding nitroreductase family protein, with translation MDLDKLMNKHLTRYFDPDRTIPEETLQQLLRFLRSTPSSVNVQPNHFYVLATPEGKERLANNLGERFQDNGEKILNASHTIILTTRADVPDSHIEAVFAKEKADGRFPDPSKQELWESMTRDFLNLRNYGYKDLNHWMEKQTYMAVGLTMMAAAELGVEATPLEGFDPTSVDKAFKIREAGHSTTVLLALGYPDPERVYTNPISRFDADQLFTFI